The following coding sequences lie in one candidate division KSB1 bacterium genomic window:
- a CDS encoding HAD family phosphatase translates to MVKAVLFDYDGVLVNSMPFHVKAWQSVFSDFEITIKPEEVLLREGARPIELAREIFADRSVEISELELKEFIDKKQKIYRKITEAKIENGTESFLKSLKQRGKLIGLVTGTVRLNVEHSHSPEFIELFDTITTADDIKNGKPNPECYLNAARELAISPELCLAVENAPLGIQAAKNAGMQVAALMTTLDKESLPDADFYANDLGEFETIFEKILTNNHKPN, encoded by the coding sequence TTGGTAAAAGCAGTTCTTTTTGATTATGACGGGGTTTTGGTTAACAGCATGCCTTTTCACGTTAAGGCCTGGCAGAGCGTCTTCAGTGATTTTGAAATAACCATTAAACCGGAGGAAGTTCTTTTACGGGAAGGCGCCCGCCCCATTGAATTAGCCCGTGAGATTTTCGCAGACCGAAGCGTTGAAATTTCCGAGCTTGAATTAAAGGAATTCATTGATAAGAAGCAGAAAATTTACCGCAAAATTACCGAAGCAAAAATAGAAAATGGTACAGAATCATTTCTGAAGAGTCTTAAACAGCGGGGCAAATTAATCGGACTGGTCACCGGCACGGTGCGTTTGAATGTTGAGCATTCACACAGTCCTGAGTTCATTGAACTTTTCGATACAATCACCACGGCAGATGACATTAAAAACGGCAAACCAAATCCGGAATGCTATCTAAATGCGGCAAGAGAATTGGCTATTTCTCCCGAGCTTTGTTTAGCAGTAGAAAATGCACCCTTGGGAATTCAAGCTGCTAAAAATGCCGGCATGCAAGTAGCCGCCCTTATGACGACTTTAGACAAAGAAAGCCTACCCGATGCGGATTTTTATGCAAATGACTTAGGTGAGTTTGAGACGATTTTCGAGAAGATTTTAA